In Streptomyces chartreusis, the following proteins share a genomic window:
- the iolC gene encoding 5-dehydro-2-deoxygluconokinase, with amino-acid sequence MAESAKSFDLITMGRIGVDLYPLQSGLPLAQVETFGKFLGGSAANVAVAAARLGRDTAVITRTGDDPFGAYLHEALKGFGVDDRWVTPVAAYPTPVTFCEIFPPDDFPLYFYRQPKAPDLEIHSDELDYWAVRSARVFWITGTGLSEEPSRSATLAALKARDKAGTTVFDLDWRPMFWRDPDQARPYYAEALRHATVAVGNLDECEVATGVREPRECAEALLAAGVELAVVKQGPKGVLAVHRDGTEAEVPPVPVEVANGLGAGDAFGGSLVHGLLSGWELEKVMRYANAAGALVASRLACSSAMPTGAEVEALLAQAS; translated from the coding sequence ATGGCCGAGTCAGCCAAGTCCTTCGACTTGATCACGATGGGAAGAATAGGAGTCGACCTCTACCCCTTGCAGTCCGGCCTCCCCCTGGCGCAGGTGGAGACGTTCGGCAAATTCCTCGGAGGCTCCGCCGCGAACGTCGCGGTGGCCGCCGCCCGGCTCGGCCGCGACACCGCCGTGATCACACGCACCGGCGACGATCCGTTCGGCGCCTACCTGCACGAAGCCCTCAAGGGCTTCGGCGTCGACGACCGCTGGGTGACGCCGGTCGCGGCCTACCCGACGCCGGTGACGTTCTGCGAGATCTTCCCGCCGGACGACTTCCCGCTCTACTTCTACCGGCAGCCTAAGGCGCCTGACCTGGAGATACATTCCGACGAGCTCGACTACTGGGCAGTTCGTTCGGCCCGGGTCTTCTGGATCACCGGCACCGGCCTGAGCGAGGAACCGAGCCGCTCCGCCACTCTCGCCGCCCTCAAGGCGCGCGACAAGGCGGGCACCACGGTCTTCGACCTCGACTGGCGCCCCATGTTCTGGCGCGACCCCGACCAGGCCCGCCCGTACTACGCCGAGGCGCTGCGGCACGCCACGGTCGCCGTGGGCAATCTCGACGAGTGCGAGGTCGCCACCGGGGTCCGTGAGCCCCGCGAATGCGCCGAGGCACTGCTGGCGGCCGGCGTGGAGCTGGCGGTCGTCAAGCAGGGCCCCAAGGGCGTGCTGGCGGTGCACCGGGACGGCACGGAGGCCGAGGTGCCGCCGGTGCCCGTCGAGGTCGCCAACGGACTCGGCGCGGGCGACGCCTTCGGCGGCTCGCTGGTCCACGGGCTGCTGTCCGGCTGGGAGCTGGAGAAGGTCATGCGATACGCCAACGCCGCCGGCGCACTCGTCGCCTCCCGCCTCGCCTGCTCTTCCGCGATGCCCACCGGGGCCGAGGTCGAGGCCCTCCTCGCACAGGCGTCGTGA
- a CDS encoding Cgl0159 family (beta/alpha)8-fold protein, whose protein sequence is MSISIPDLTAVRARHPEAIAEAAARRVRRPLIGDSGRMMIVAADHPARGALGVGDRRLAMADRADLLERLCTALSRPGVDGVLATADILEDLLLLGVLEDKVVMGSMNRGGLAGASFEMDDRFTGHRAEDIARLRFDAGKLLVRIDYDDPGSLTTLESTARAIDAMAELRLPLFVEPFISRRVDGRVRNDLSAEAVTRSIAIASGLGGTSAYTWLKLPVTDDPDDMAEVLETSTLPVVLLGGEVGGDQEGAYERWRKALRLPTVQGMVVGRSLLYPAEGSVETAVDTAVGLL, encoded by the coding sequence TTGAGCATCAGCATCCCCGACCTCACCGCGGTCAGAGCCCGGCACCCCGAGGCGATCGCGGAGGCCGCGGCCCGCCGGGTGCGCCGCCCGCTGATCGGCGACAGCGGCCGCATGATGATCGTGGCCGCCGACCACCCGGCCCGCGGTGCCCTCGGCGTGGGCGACCGGCGCCTGGCGATGGCCGACCGGGCCGATCTGCTGGAACGTCTCTGCACGGCACTCTCCCGGCCCGGCGTCGACGGAGTACTGGCCACCGCGGACATCCTGGAGGACCTGCTGCTGCTCGGCGTCCTCGAGGACAAGGTTGTCATGGGGTCCATGAATCGCGGGGGCCTGGCGGGCGCGTCCTTCGAGATGGACGACCGCTTCACCGGCCACCGGGCCGAGGACATCGCCCGGCTGCGCTTCGACGCGGGCAAGCTGCTGGTCCGTATCGACTACGACGACCCGGGCTCGCTGACCACCCTGGAGTCCACGGCCCGCGCCATCGACGCCATGGCGGAGCTGCGGCTGCCGCTGTTCGTCGAGCCCTTCATCTCCCGGCGCGTCGACGGCAGGGTGCGCAACGACCTGTCCGCCGAGGCCGTCACCAGGTCGATAGCCATCGCGTCCGGCCTCGGCGGCACCTCGGCCTACACCTGGCTGAAACTGCCCGTCACCGACGATCCGGACGACATGGCCGAGGTCCTGGAGACGTCCACGCTCCCCGTCGTCCTGCTGGGCGGCGAGGTCGGCGGCGACCAGGAGGGCGCCTACGAGCGCTGGCGCAAGGCGCTGCGGCTGCCCACCGTCCAGGGCATGGTCGTCGGCCGCTCGCTGCTCTACCCGGCCGAGGGCAGTGTGGAGACGGCGGTGGACACGGCCGTCGGCCTGTTGTGA
- the iolB gene encoding 5-deoxy-glucuronate isomerase: MTYHLPAGKAPDGPYVVDVTPEKAGWGYSGLKVLQLPPGGSHTFETGDSEWIVLPLNGGCTVEATDDFGHDIFQLTGREGVFSGVTDFAYLPRDSRATVSSAEGGRFALTGARCSRRLPARYGPASSVPVELRGTGNSSRQVNNFGAAGVFECDKLIAVEVITPGGNWSSFPPHKHDEHRPGEESVLEEIYYFEFADHEGIPGLGYQRVSPSGHGRNTDVLAEVRGGDVVLIPDGWHGPSMAVPGHHMYYLNVMAGPEAERSWLICDHPDHAWVRGTWPDRPVDPRLPLYTAPSQ; encoded by the coding sequence ATGACGTATCACCTTCCTGCGGGTAAGGCGCCCGACGGCCCCTACGTCGTGGACGTCACGCCCGAGAAGGCCGGCTGGGGCTACTCCGGCCTGAAGGTGCTCCAGCTGCCGCCCGGCGGCTCGCACACCTTCGAGACCGGCGACAGCGAGTGGATCGTGCTGCCGCTGAACGGTGGCTGCACGGTCGAGGCGACGGACGATTTCGGCCACGACATCTTTCAACTGACCGGCAGGGAGGGCGTGTTCAGCGGAGTCACCGACTTCGCCTACCTGCCCCGGGACTCCCGCGCGACCGTCTCGTCGGCCGAGGGCGGACGGTTCGCGCTGACCGGCGCACGCTGCTCGCGCCGGCTGCCCGCCCGCTACGGGCCGGCCTCCTCGGTGCCGGTGGAGCTGCGCGGCACCGGCAACAGCAGCCGCCAGGTGAACAACTTCGGCGCGGCCGGGGTCTTCGAGTGCGACAAGCTCATCGCGGTCGAGGTCATCACGCCCGGCGGCAACTGGTCCTCCTTCCCGCCGCACAAGCACGACGAGCACCGGCCCGGCGAGGAGTCGGTGCTGGAGGAGATCTACTACTTCGAGTTCGCCGACCACGAGGGCATCCCCGGCCTCGGCTACCAGCGGGTCTCCCCTTCCGGCCACGGCCGGAACACCGACGTCCTCGCGGAGGTGCGCGGCGGCGACGTCGTGCTGATCCCCGACGGCTGGCACGGGCCCTCGATGGCCGTGCCGGGCCACCACATGTACTACCTCAACGTCATGGCCGGCCCCGAGGCCGAGCGCTCCTGGCTGATCTGCGACCACCCCGATCACGCCTGGGTCCGCGGCACCTGGCCGGACCGGCCCGTCGACCCCCGTCTCCCCCTCTACACCGCTCCGTCCCAGTGA
- the iolD gene encoding 3D-(3,5/4)-trihydroxycyclohexane-1,2-dione acylhydrolase (decyclizing), whose translation MSPSTVRLTVAQALVRFLAAQYTERDGVRHRLIAGTWGIFGHGNVAGLGQALLQAGEDVMPYHQGRNEQSMVHAAVGHARQLDRLSAQAVTTSIGPGATNLVTGAALATINRLPVLLLPGDYFASHAPDPLLQQLEHPTEADVSVNDTLRPVSRYFDRITRPEALIPSALNAMRVLADPAETGAVTLALPQDVQAEAYDWPEEFFADRVWYVRRPAPDPVELAAAVEAIRAARRPLIVAGGGVHHSEAEAALKAFVEATGIPVSSTQAGKGSLRHDHPADLGGIGHTGTSVSDDIARAADLVIGVGTRYTDFTTASGTLFQHPDVRFLNLNITGFDAHKLAARTLVCDARAGLTALTEALSGHRVEAAYEAEYRAGKERWDAVVEAAYRADDDTAVPTQTQVLGALDAVVGDDDVVINAAGSLPGDLHKLWRARSRRQYHLEYGYSCMGYEIPAGIGIQQAAPDVAVWSLVGDGTYLMMPTEIVTAVQEGLPVNIVLIQNHGYASIGGLSNEVGGERFGTDYRYRAADGTFTGAALPVDLAANAASLGMDVLRAKTVGELREALAKARASDRPTCVYVETDILNPNSPGPEAWWDVPVAEVADREAAVEARGRYDQHVAGRRRHL comes from the coding sequence ATGAGCCCATCCACCGTCCGTCTCACCGTCGCCCAGGCGCTGGTGCGGTTCCTGGCCGCCCAGTACACCGAGCGCGACGGCGTACGGCACCGGCTGATCGCCGGCACCTGGGGCATTTTCGGCCATGGCAACGTGGCCGGCCTCGGGCAGGCCCTCCTCCAGGCGGGCGAGGACGTCATGCCCTACCACCAGGGCCGCAACGAGCAGTCCATGGTGCACGCGGCCGTCGGCCACGCCCGTCAGCTCGACCGGCTCTCCGCGCAGGCCGTGACGACGTCGATCGGTCCGGGCGCGACGAACCTCGTCACCGGTGCCGCGCTCGCCACCATCAACCGGCTGCCGGTCCTGCTGCTCCCCGGCGACTACTTCGCCTCGCACGCCCCGGACCCGCTGCTCCAGCAGCTGGAGCACCCCACCGAGGCGGACGTCTCGGTCAACGACACCCTGCGTCCGGTCTCGCGTTACTTCGACCGGATCACCCGCCCCGAGGCCCTGATCCCGTCGGCGCTGAACGCCATGCGTGTGCTCGCCGACCCGGCCGAGACCGGCGCGGTGACGCTGGCCCTCCCCCAGGACGTGCAGGCGGAGGCGTACGACTGGCCCGAGGAGTTCTTCGCCGACCGCGTCTGGTACGTACGGCGTCCCGCGCCCGACCCGGTCGAGCTGGCAGCGGCCGTCGAGGCGATCCGCGCCGCCCGGCGCCCGCTGATCGTGGCGGGCGGCGGTGTCCACCACAGCGAGGCCGAGGCGGCGCTGAAGGCCTTCGTGGAAGCCACCGGCATCCCGGTCTCCTCCACCCAGGCCGGCAAGGGCTCGCTGCGCCACGACCACCCGGCCGACCTCGGCGGCATCGGCCACACCGGCACCTCGGTCAGCGACGACATCGCGCGCGCCGCGGACCTGGTGATCGGTGTCGGCACGCGGTACACGGACTTCACCACCGCCTCGGGCACGCTCTTCCAGCACCCGGACGTGCGCTTCCTGAACCTCAACATCACCGGCTTCGACGCGCACAAGCTCGCCGCGCGGACGCTGGTCTGCGACGCGCGCGCCGGCCTCACGGCCTTGACGGAGGCGCTTTCCGGCCATCGCGTGGAGGCCGCCTACGAGGCGGAGTACCGCGCCGGCAAGGAGCGCTGGGACGCGGTCGTCGAGGCCGCCTACCGCGCCGACGACGACACGGCCGTACCGACGCAGACCCAGGTGCTGGGCGCGCTGGACGCGGTCGTCGGCGACGACGACGTGGTGATCAACGCGGCCGGTTCGCTCCCCGGCGACCTGCACAAACTGTGGCGGGCCCGCTCGCGGCGCCAGTACCACCTGGAGTACGGCTACTCCTGCATGGGCTACGAGATCCCGGCCGGGATCGGCATCCAGCAGGCCGCTCCGGACGTCGCGGTGTGGTCACTGGTCGGCGACGGCACCTATCTGATGATGCCGACGGAGATCGTGACCGCGGTCCAGGAGGGGCTGCCGGTCAACATCGTCCTGATCCAGAACCACGGGTACGCCTCCATCGGCGGGCTGTCGAACGAGGTCGGCGGTGAGCGCTTCGGCACCGACTACCGCTACCGCGCCGCCGACGGCACCTTCACCGGCGCGGCGCTCCCGGTCGACCTCGCCGCCAACGCGGCCAGCCTCGGCATGGACGTGCTGCGCGCCAAGACGGTGGGTGAGCTGCGCGAGGCGCTGGCCAAGGCCCGTGCCTCCGACCGGCCGACCTGTGTGTACGTCGAGACGGACATCCTGAACCCGAACTCGCCGGGCCCCGAGGCCTGGTGGGACGTGCCCGTGGCCGAGGTCGCCGACCGCGAGGCCGCGGTCGAGGCCCGCGGACGCTACGACCAGCACGTCGCCGGACGCCGTCGTCACCTCTGA
- a CDS encoding CoA-acylating methylmalonate-semialdehyde dehydrogenase, translating to MKTITHWIDGKPVEGTSGRFSPVYNPATGAQEKQVAFATVDEVDAAVASAKAAFESWGQSSLAKRTAILFKYRELLDAHRDEIAELITAEHGKVHSDALGEVARGMEIVELACGISVQLKGELSTQVSTRVDVASIRQPLGVVAGITPFNFPAMVPMWMFPLAIACGNTFVLKPSEKDPSASYRLAELATEAGLPEGVLNVVQGDKVAVDRLLEHPDIEAVSFVGSTPIAKYIQLKAVEHGKRVQALGGAKNHMLVLPDADLDFAADQAINAAYGSAGERCMAVSVVVAVGDTGDELVGKIAERAKNLRIGPGNDPASEMGPLITREHRDKVASYVASAAGQGAEVVVDGTGYSVEGHEDGFFLGVSLLDRVPLTADAYRDEIFGPVLAVVRAETYEEAIKLINDSRWGNGTAIFTRDGGAARRFQLEVKAGMVGVNVPIPVPVGYHSFGGWKDSLFGDLHIYGNDGIAFYTQGKVITTRWPDPSDGGINLGFPSNS from the coding sequence ATGAAGACCATCACCCACTGGATCGACGGCAAGCCGGTCGAGGGCACCTCCGGCCGCTTCAGCCCCGTCTACAACCCGGCCACCGGCGCCCAGGAGAAGCAGGTCGCCTTCGCGACCGTCGACGAGGTCGACGCCGCCGTCGCCTCCGCCAAGGCCGCGTTCGAGAGCTGGGGCCAGTCGTCCCTGGCCAAGCGGACCGCGATCCTGTTCAAGTACCGCGAGCTGCTGGACGCCCACCGCGACGAGATCGCCGAACTGATCACCGCCGAGCACGGCAAGGTGCACTCCGACGCCCTCGGCGAGGTCGCGCGCGGCATGGAGATCGTGGAGCTGGCCTGCGGGATCTCCGTGCAGCTGAAGGGCGAGCTGTCGACGCAGGTGTCGACCCGGGTGGACGTGGCCTCGATCCGGCAGCCGCTGGGCGTGGTCGCCGGCATCACGCCGTTCAACTTCCCCGCCATGGTGCCGATGTGGATGTTCCCGCTGGCCATCGCGTGCGGCAACACCTTCGTGCTGAAGCCGTCCGAGAAGGACCCGTCGGCGTCGTACCGGCTCGCCGAGCTGGCCACCGAGGCGGGGCTGCCGGAGGGTGTGCTGAACGTCGTGCAGGGCGACAAGGTCGCCGTGGACCGCCTCCTGGAACACCCGGACATCGAGGCGGTCTCCTTCGTCGGCTCGACGCCGATCGCGAAGTACATCCAGCTCAAGGCGGTCGAGCACGGCAAGCGGGTGCAGGCCCTGGGCGGCGCAAAGAACCACATGCTGGTCCTGCCGGACGCCGACCTCGACTTCGCCGCCGACCAGGCGATCAACGCCGCGTACGGCTCGGCGGGCGAGCGCTGCATGGCCGTGTCGGTCGTGGTCGCGGTCGGTGACACCGGCGACGAGCTGGTCGGCAAGATCGCCGAGCGGGCGAAGAACCTGCGCATCGGCCCCGGCAACGACCCGGCCTCGGAGATGGGCCCGCTGATCACGCGGGAGCACCGCGACAAGGTCGCCTCGTACGTGGCGTCGGCCGCCGGACAGGGCGCCGAGGTCGTCGTGGACGGCACCGGCTACTCGGTCGAGGGCCACGAGGACGGCTTCTTCCTCGGTGTCTCCCTGCTGGACCGGGTGCCGCTGACGGCGGACGCCTACCGCGACGAGATCTTCGGCCCCGTCCTGGCCGTGGTGCGTGCGGAGACGTACGAGGAGGCCATCAAGCTGATCAACGACTCCCGCTGGGGCAACGGCACCGCGATCTTCACCCGGGACGGCGGCGCCGCCCGCCGCTTCCAGCTGGAGGTGAAGGCGGGCATGGTCGGCGTGAACGTGCCGATCCCGGTGCCGGTCGGCTACCACTCCTTCGGTGGCTGGAAGGACTCACTCTTCGGCGATCTGCACATCTACGGCAACGACGGCATCGCCTTCTACACCCAGGGGAAGGTGATCACCACGCGCTGGCCGGACCCGTCCGACGGCGGCATCAACCTCGGTTTCCCCAGCAACTCCTGA
- a CDS encoding GntR family transcriptional regulator has protein sequence MAKTRGSARTASASALDSLNFALDRGSPVPLYYQLAQQLEAAIEHGALAPGNLLGNEVDLSVRLGLSRPTVRQAIQSLVDKGLLVRRRGVGTQVVHSQVKRPLELSSLYDDLEAAGQGPTTQVVRNERVPATADVAAALGIAEGAEVTLLERLRCTHGQPVAILCNYLPANLLDLDTARLESTGLYRMMRAVGITLHSARQTVGARCATAEEAQRLDEKEGAALLTMQRTAYDDTGRPVEYGTHIYRASRYAFDFQLLVRT, from the coding sequence ATGGCGAAGACCCGCGGCTCCGCACGCACCGCGTCCGCCTCCGCGCTGGACTCGCTGAACTTCGCCCTGGACCGGGGCAGTCCCGTGCCGCTGTACTACCAGCTCGCGCAGCAGCTGGAGGCGGCGATCGAGCACGGGGCGCTCGCCCCGGGCAACCTCCTGGGCAACGAGGTGGACCTGTCGGTACGGCTGGGCCTGTCCCGGCCCACCGTCCGGCAGGCCATCCAGTCGCTCGTCGACAAGGGACTGCTGGTGCGGCGGCGCGGGGTGGGCACCCAGGTGGTGCACAGCCAGGTCAAGCGCCCGCTGGAGCTCAGCAGCCTCTACGACGACCTGGAGGCGGCCGGTCAGGGCCCGACCACGCAGGTCGTCCGCAACGAGCGGGTCCCGGCGACCGCCGATGTCGCGGCCGCGCTCGGCATCGCGGAGGGCGCGGAGGTCACGCTCCTGGAGCGGCTGCGCTGCACCCACGGGCAGCCCGTGGCCATCCTGTGCAACTACCTGCCCGCGAACCTGCTCGACCTCGACACCGCCCGGCTGGAGTCGACGGGCCTGTACCGGATGATGCGGGCCGTCGGCATCACCCTGCACAGCGCCCGCCAGACCGTCGGCGCCCGCTGTGCCACCGCCGAGGAGGCGCAGCGGCTGGACGAGAAGGAGGGCGCCGCGCTGCTGACCATGCAGCGCACGGCGTACGACGACACCGGCCGGCCGGTCGAGTACGGGACGCACATCTACCGCGCGTCCCGGTACGCGTTCGACTTCCAGCTGCTGGTCAGGACTTGA
- a CDS encoding DUF427 domain-containing protein encodes MPLFPNERSVRTTPEGLLWEPSERWVRGLKGDVTVVDSRHPVLVWEPDLPVPCYAFPREEVRTDLLSPAKNPPTGSHTGSQIFYDLQADGEQVENAAWTFPSADLAGHIAFEWFWRRGSGLDHWFEEEEEIFIHPRDPHKRVDAMPSSRHVQVEIDGTVVADTLRPVLLFETGLPIRYYVPREDVRLDLFEPNDHHTGCPYKGTAQYWTWRGEGDVPRNIVWSYAEPLPAVGPIKEMVAFYNEAVDIVVDGERLKRPVTPFTASLKS; translated from the coding sequence ATGCCTCTGTTCCCCAACGAGCGGTCCGTCCGCACGACCCCCGAAGGTCTCCTGTGGGAGCCCAGCGAGCGCTGGGTGCGCGGCCTCAAGGGCGACGTCACCGTCGTCGACAGCCGGCACCCCGTCCTCGTGTGGGAACCCGATCTGCCCGTCCCGTGCTACGCGTTCCCACGCGAGGAGGTCCGCACGGACCTGCTGAGCCCGGCGAAGAACCCGCCGACCGGCTCGCACACCGGATCGCAGATCTTCTACGACCTTCAGGCCGACGGAGAGCAGGTGGAGAACGCGGCGTGGACCTTCCCCTCCGCCGACCTCGCCGGGCACATCGCCTTCGAGTGGTTCTGGCGCCGGGGCAGCGGCCTCGACCACTGGTTCGAGGAGGAGGAAGAGATCTTCATCCACCCCCGCGACCCGCACAAACGGGTGGACGCCATGCCCAGCAGCCGTCATGTGCAGGTCGAGATCGACGGCACGGTCGTCGCGGACACACTGCGCCCGGTGCTGCTGTTCGAGACCGGGCTGCCGATCCGGTACTACGTGCCCCGCGAGGATGTCCGGCTCGACCTGTTCGAGCCCAACGACCACCACACCGGGTGCCCGTACAAGGGCACGGCCCAGTACTGGACCTGGCGCGGTGAGGGCGACGTCCCGCGGAACATCGTCTGGAGCTATGCCGAGCCGCTGCCCGCGGTGGGGCCGATCAAGGAGATGGTGGCCTTCTACAACGAGGCGGTGGACATCGTCGTGGACGGCGAGCGACTGAAGCGGCCCGTCACGCCGTTCACCGCGAGCCTCAAGTCCTGA
- a CDS encoding aldo/keto reductase, with protein sequence MKYRTIGTNPSTRREVSVLALGAMLFGSRTDEETSFAVLDRYVEAGGTFIDTSDNYAFWEDGGQGGQSEELLGRWRRSRGVGDEIVIATKLGARPLAPGTGYVDNAEGLSAKVIRESAERSRDRLGVDKLDVLYAHIEDRDVPLQETVEGFAELVAEGTVGLLGVSNHAIWRVERARALAVAAGLPGYEVLQYAHSHLRPRIDVPEGLFPDGSLGHAGPELLSYLRAEPGLTLVAYSPLLKGAYTRPDVALPGDFDHPGTPPRLKVLREVARETGATVNQVVLAWQIGAELPILPLVGASSVAQLEESLAAVDLELTPEQRDRLDAAH encoded by the coding sequence ATGAAGTACCGCACCATCGGCACCAACCCGAGCACCCGCCGCGAGGTCAGCGTCCTCGCCCTCGGCGCGATGCTCTTCGGCTCACGGACCGATGAGGAGACCTCCTTCGCCGTACTCGACCGCTATGTCGAGGCCGGCGGGACCTTCATCGACACCTCCGACAACTACGCCTTCTGGGAGGACGGCGGCCAGGGCGGACAGAGCGAGGAACTCCTCGGCCGGTGGCGGCGCAGCCGCGGCGTCGGCGACGAGATCGTCATCGCCACCAAGCTCGGCGCCCGCCCGCTCGCCCCGGGCACCGGCTACGTCGACAACGCCGAGGGCCTGTCCGCGAAGGTGATCCGCGAGTCCGCCGAGCGCAGCCGCGACCGGCTCGGCGTGGACAAGCTGGACGTGCTCTACGCCCACATCGAGGACCGGGACGTCCCCCTCCAGGAGACCGTCGAAGGCTTCGCCGAGCTGGTCGCCGAGGGCACGGTCGGCCTCCTCGGCGTCAGCAACCACGCGATCTGGCGGGTCGAGCGGGCCCGCGCGCTCGCCGTGGCGGCGGGACTGCCCGGCTACGAGGTGCTCCAGTACGCCCACAGCCATCTGCGGCCCCGCATCGACGTCCCCGAGGGACTGTTCCCCGACGGCAGCCTCGGCCACGCCGGCCCGGAGCTGCTGAGCTATCTGCGGGCCGAGCCCGGTCTGACGCTGGTCGCCTACTCACCGCTGCTGAAGGGCGCGTACACCCGCCCGGACGTCGCGCTGCCGGGCGACTTCGACCACCCGGGCACCCCGCCCCGGCTGAAGGTGCTGCGCGAGGTCGCCCGGGAGACCGGTGCCACCGTCAACCAGGTCGTCCTGGCCTGGCAGATCGGCGCCGAACTGCCGATCCTCCCCCTGGTCGGGGCGTCGTCCGTGGCCCAGCTGGAGGAGAGCCTGGCGGCCGTGGACCTGGAGCTCACCCCGGAGCAGCGGGACCGGCTCGACGCGGCCCACTGA
- a CDS encoding NUDIX domain-containing protein yields the protein MTAGIDTPDRRGRTGLDRTGRDLTGNPRVKVRDVQLLSSHWYVERATTFDFRHADGTWRTQQRETHDRGNGATMLLYDAERETVLLTRQFRFPVYVNGHPDGMLIETPGGLLDDDDEHPEIAVRREVVEETGHTIGDVQHVFDIYMSPGSVTERVSFYAAAYGPSTRTHEGGGLDEEGEDIEILELPFRRALEMIRTGEIADAKTIMLLQWAALEGPFAK from the coding sequence ATGACCGCCGGTATCGACACCCCCGACCGCCGCGGCCGCACCGGACTCGACCGGACGGGCCGGGACCTGACCGGCAACCCCCGGGTCAAGGTGCGCGACGTGCAGCTCCTGTCCAGCCACTGGTACGTCGAGCGCGCCACCACCTTCGACTTCCGGCACGCCGACGGCACCTGGCGGACCCAGCAGCGCGAGACGCACGACCGGGGCAACGGCGCGACCATGCTGCTCTACGACGCCGAACGCGAAACCGTCCTGCTCACCCGCCAGTTCCGCTTCCCGGTGTACGTCAACGGCCACCCCGACGGCATGCTGATCGAGACGCCGGGCGGGCTGCTCGACGACGATGACGAGCACCCGGAGATCGCCGTGCGGCGCGAGGTCGTCGAGGAGACCGGGCACACCATCGGCGACGTCCAGCACGTCTTCGACATCTACATGAGCCCGGGCTCGGTCACCGAACGCGTCAGCTTCTACGCCGCCGCGTACGGCCCCTCGACCCGCACCCACGAGGGCGGCGGCCTGGACGAGGAGGGCGAGGACATCGAGATCCTCGAACTGCCCTTCCGCCGGGCCCTGGAGATGATCCGCACCGGGGAGATCGCCGACGCCAAGACCATCATGCTGCTCCAATGGGCCGCCCTGGAGGGCCCTTTCGCCAAGTGA
- a CDS encoding HIT family protein encodes MTTVFSRIMDGELPAQFVWQDPHATAFLSHAPLTPGHTLVVPRQEIDQWTQADGELLAHCMQVAQAVGQGVQRAWDAPRAGLLIAGFEVPHLHIHVAPMWGMGNLNFDHAKPVADTAVLDEAADRLRVALRELGFEHAVAPGA; translated from the coding sequence ATGACCACCGTCTTCTCCCGGATCATGGACGGCGAGCTTCCCGCCCAATTCGTGTGGCAGGACCCGCACGCGACGGCGTTCCTGTCCCACGCGCCGCTCACGCCCGGCCACACCCTCGTCGTGCCCCGGCAGGAGATCGACCAGTGGACCCAGGCCGACGGTGAGCTGCTGGCCCACTGCATGCAGGTCGCGCAGGCGGTCGGCCAGGGTGTGCAGCGGGCGTGGGACGCGCCGCGCGCCGGGCTCCTCATCGCCGGTTTCGAGGTGCCCCACCTGCACATTCACGTGGCGCCGATGTGGGGCATGGGCAACCTGAACTTCGACCACGCCAAGCCCGTGGCGGACACGGCGGTCCTGGACGAGGCCGCCGACAGGCTCCGCGTCGCACTGCGCGAGCTCGGCTTCGAGCATGCCGTGGCGCCCGGGGCCTGA
- a CDS encoding DUF309 domain-containing protein gives MGSTSSGRQAAARDRDSEGRARNARPRDGLGRPLPYGADGVARQPEGVVRTPRASVAEAQELLDAGKPFHAHEVFEDAWKTGPEEERALWRGLAQLAVGLTHSARGNVTGGARLLRRGAGAVEEWAAGSGESRPYGMDLAGLTAWARELAGDVEAGGRVDARERAPRLRGRA, from the coding sequence ATGGGCAGCACATCGTCAGGACGGCAGGCGGCGGCACGGGACCGGGACAGCGAGGGGCGGGCGCGCAACGCGCGGCCCCGGGACGGTCTGGGGCGGCCCCTGCCGTATGGCGCGGACGGCGTCGCCCGCCAGCCGGAGGGTGTCGTACGCACTCCGCGGGCGTCGGTCGCGGAGGCACAGGAACTGCTGGACGCGGGGAAGCCGTTCCATGCGCACGAGGTCTTCGAGGACGCGTGGAAGACGGGACCGGAGGAGGAGCGGGCCCTGTGGCGCGGGCTGGCGCAGCTGGCCGTCGGGCTCACGCACTCGGCACGGGGGAACGTGACGGGAGGCGCGAGGCTGCTGCGGCGCGGGGCCGGGGCCGTGGAGGAGTGGGCCGCCGGGAGCGGTGAGTCGCGGCCGTACGGGATGGATCTCGCGGGGCTGACCGCTTGGGCGCGGGAGCTGGCGGGGGACGTGGAGGCCGGAGGTCGGGTGGACGCGCGGGAGCGGGCGCCTCGGCTGCGGGGGCGGGCGTAG